From Orenia marismortui DSM 5156, one genomic window encodes:
- a CDS encoding bifunctional riboflavin kinase/FAD synthetase, which translates to MEIYYNQARNSNTIITLGTFDGLHLGHQEIIKLTVNKAKKLDYNSALFTFNPHPLKVVSPNNTPKSLMSWKQKRRVIESLGINQIIVKKFTEEFSRIPYEDFVLEYLLKRFSVKEIIVGEDFKCGYKGKGTPDRLKKLGEKLGFGVQAIPSIKFKNKEIGSTYIRNLILEGRVDEVKEQLGRNFILDCEVIKGDQRGRKLGFPTANLHPFADYVLPPLGVYACKVRVKDKIYGGAVHLGLIPTFNKNKFSIEVYIFDFSDNIYGERIELEFIKRIRGEENFKTVEELISRMKEDVRVSKIILDKIDSL; encoded by the coding sequence ATGGAGATATATTATAATCAAGCTAGAAATTCAAATACAATAATTACTTTAGGTACTTTTGATGGATTACATCTAGGGCATCAAGAAATAATTAAATTAACAGTAAATAAAGCAAAGAAATTAGACTATAATAGTGCTCTTTTTACATTTAACCCTCATCCCTTAAAAGTTGTATCACCTAATAATACACCTAAATCATTAATGAGTTGGAAGCAGAAAAGAAGAGTTATTGAATCTTTAGGAATTAATCAAATAATTGTAAAAAAGTTTACTGAGGAATTTTCTAGGATTCCTTATGAAGATTTTGTATTAGAATATTTGCTTAAGCGTTTTTCAGTAAAGGAGATAATAGTAGGTGAAGACTTCAAATGTGGCTATAAAGGTAAAGGAACACCTGATAGATTAAAGAAGTTGGGTGAAAAGTTAGGATTTGGAGTACAAGCTATACCTTCTATTAAGTTTAAAAATAAAGAAATTGGTAGTACTTATATTCGAAATTTAATCTTAGAGGGAAGAGTAGATGAAGTTAAGGAGCAATTAGGTAGAAACTTCATATTGGATTGTGAGGTTATAAAAGGTGATCAACGGGGGAGAAAGCTAGGTTTTCCTACAGCTAACTTACATCCTTTTGCTGATTATGTTTTACCACCATTAGGAGTATATGCTTGCAAAGTAAGAGTTAAAGATAAGATCTATGGTGGTGCAGTACATCTTGGATTAATACCTACTTTTAATAAAAATAAATTCAGTATTGAAGTTTATATCTTTGATTTTAGTGATAATATTTATGGTGAAAGAATAGAATTAGAATTTATAAAGAGAATTAGAGGAGAAGAAAATTTCAAAACGGTTGAAGAATTAATCTCTAGAATGAAAGAAGATGTTCGAGTATCTAAAATTATTCTTGATAAAATAGATAGCTTATAG
- the pnp gene encoding polyribonucleotide nucleotidyltransferase, giving the protein MSHKWSMDFGGRELSVETGKLAQLANGSVLVRYGDTVVLVTATMSDPRPGISFFPLMINYEERLYAAGKIPGGFIKREGRPSDAATLAARLIDRPLRPLFPKGFRHDVQVVATVLSLDPDNTADICAMIGASAALAISDIPFDGPIGGVKVGLVDGEFIINPTIEQYEGSSLDLTVAGTDDAVMMVEAGANEVSEEDMIEAIDFGHQTVKKVVEFQNEIVSEIGKEKAEVEFETFDNPDLEAEVEEYVGGRLKEALQTKDKKERGANKDAVREDVINHFQEKYEEDENLEEVIKGVKSVLDKISKKEIRSLVLNERIRVDGRKLDEVRPIWSEVGLLPRTHGSGVFTRGQTQAMTVATLGAVGDEQVLDGLEEKESKRYMHHYNFPPYSVGETSPLRSPGRREIGHGSLGERALRPMIPSADEFPYTIRLVSEVLSSNGSTSQASICGSTLALMDAGVPIKAPVAGIAMGLMKEGDNVAVLTDIQGLEDFNGDMDFKVAGTKEGITALQMDMKIKGVSKEILAEALEQAKVGRLHILAEMLEAISEPRTSLSEYAPSIITMSIDPEKIKDVIGKGGNTIKGIIDETGVKIDIEDDGTIFIAADNQESGQQAIDIIEKLTKEVEVGEMYLGEVKRTTGFGAFVEILPGKEGLVHISKLADHRVDKVEDILKTGDEVLVKVIEIDNRGRINLSRKDALKQENEDKKE; this is encoded by the coding sequence ATGTCACATAAATGGTCAATGGATTTTGGTGGTAGAGAGTTAAGTGTTGAGACTGGAAAGTTAGCACAATTAGCTAATGGTTCAGTATTAGTAAGATATGGAGATACTGTTGTATTGGTAACTGCAACTATGTCTGATCCACGTCCAGGAATTAGCTTTTTTCCATTAATGATTAACTATGAAGAACGATTATATGCTGCTGGAAAGATACCAGGAGGATTTATCAAGCGTGAAGGTAGACCAAGTGATGCTGCTACTTTAGCGGCAAGGTTAATTGATCGCCCTTTAAGACCTTTATTTCCTAAAGGTTTTAGACATGATGTACAAGTTGTAGCTACTGTATTATCTTTAGATCCTGATAATACAGCTGATATATGTGCTATGATAGGTGCTTCAGCAGCTTTAGCTATTTCGGATATTCCTTTTGATGGTCCAATAGGTGGGGTGAAAGTTGGATTAGTTGATGGAGAATTTATTATTAATCCGACAATAGAACAGTATGAAGGTAGTTCTCTTGATTTAACGGTAGCCGGAACAGATGATGCTGTAATGATGGTAGAAGCAGGAGCTAATGAAGTATCTGAAGAAGATATGATTGAAGCAATTGATTTTGGACATCAAACAGTTAAAAAAGTAGTTGAATTCCAAAATGAAATTGTTTCAGAAATTGGAAAAGAGAAAGCAGAAGTAGAATTTGAAACTTTTGATAATCCTGATTTAGAAGCAGAAGTAGAAGAATATGTAGGTGGAAGGTTAAAAGAAGCTTTACAAACTAAAGATAAAAAAGAGCGTGGAGCTAATAAAGATGCAGTAAGAGAAGATGTTATTAATCATTTCCAAGAGAAATATGAAGAAGATGAAAATTTAGAGGAAGTTATTAAGGGTGTAAAGTCTGTTTTAGATAAAATCTCTAAAAAAGAAATAAGAAGTCTAGTATTAAATGAAAGAATTAGAGTTGATGGTCGTAAGTTGGATGAAGTAAGACCTATTTGGTCTGAAGTAGGTTTATTACCTCGAACTCACGGTTCTGGAGTATTTACTCGTGGTCAAACTCAAGCAATGACAGTAGCGACTTTAGGTGCTGTTGGAGATGAGCAGGTTTTAGATGGTTTAGAAGAAAAAGAATCTAAAAGATATATGCATCATTATAATTTCCCACCATATAGTGTTGGGGAAACAAGTCCTTTAAGATCTCCAGGAAGAAGAGAAATAGGACATGGTTCTTTAGGAGAGAGGGCTCTTAGACCAATGATACCATCTGCTGATGAATTTCCTTATACAATTAGATTGGTTTCTGAGGTGTTATCTTCAAATGGTTCCACTTCTCAAGCAAGTATTTGTGGTAGTACTTTAGCTTTAATGGATGCAGGTGTACCGATTAAAGCTCCAGTAGCAGGAATTGCTATGGGACTAATGAAAGAAGGAGACAATGTTGCTGTTTTAACTGATATCCAGGGCTTAGAAGATTTTAATGGAGATATGGATTTTAAAGTAGCAGGAACTAAAGAAGGTATTACAGCCTTACAAATGGATATGAAAATTAAGGGTGTATCTAAAGAAATCTTAGCTGAGGCCTTAGAACAGGCTAAAGTAGGAAGACTTCATATCTTAGCTGAAATGTTAGAAGCTATTTCAGAACCTCGTACTTCACTATCAGAATATGCTCCAAGTATAATTACAATGAGTATTGATCCGGAAAAAATTAAAGATGTGATTGGAAAAGGTGGAAATACTATAAAAGGTATAATTGATGAAACAGGAGTTAAGATTGATATTGAAGATGATGGAACTATTTTCATTGCTGCTGATAACCAAGAAAGTGGTCAACAAGCAATTGATATAATTGAGAAGTTGACTAAAGAGGTTGAAGTTGGAGAAATGTATTTAGGTGAAGTAAAAAGAACTACAGGTTTTGGTGCTTTTGTTGAGATTCTACCAGGAAAAGAAGGTTTAGTTCATATATCTAAGTTAGCAGATCATCGTGTGGATAAGGTAGAAGATATTCTAAAGACTGGAGATGAAGTTCTGGTTAAAGTAATAGAAATAGACAATCGTGGTAGAATTAATTTATCTCGTAAGGATGCTTTAAAGCAGGAGAATGAAGATAAAAAAGAATAA
- the rpsO gene encoding 30S ribosomal protein S15, which yields MLSEARKEEIIEKYAIHEGDTGSAQVQIAILTERIKELTEHLKTHKKDHNSRRGLLKMVGKRRRLLKYLKNKDITNYRNLIADLGIRR from the coding sequence ATGTTATCTGAAGCTAGAAAAGAAGAAATCATTGAGAAATATGCTATTCATGAAGGTGATACTGGTTCTGCTCAAGTTCAAATTGCTATTTTAACTGAGAGAATTAAAGAACTTACTGAACATCTTAAAACTCACAAAAAAGATCACAATTCAAGACGTGGATTATTAAAGATGGTTGGTAAAAGAAGAAGATTACTAAAATACCTAAAGAATAAAGACATTACAAATTATCGTAATTTAATTGCTGATTTAGGTATTAGAAGATAA
- a CDS encoding deoxyribonuclease IV: MRFGVHTSIAGGIDKAAIRAAELECDTFQIFSTNPRGWKSKTISKEEANDLANNLDKYNLGPIIIHTPYLINLASPKDDLYEKSIRALIEGVKRADLIKAKYMVLHPGSHTGSGVDKAIDRIASALEQVIKESNPKVMILLENVAGAGTSVGKNIEELAQIINKVDNSEHLGICYDTCHGFAAGYDIRDKQKLRNLIEDIERKITLDKLGVIHANDSLGELASNKDRHQHIGQGEIGLKGFRNLVNHPKLKDKLFILETPVNEDGDDQRNLATIRGLVE, encoded by the coding sequence ATGAGATTTGGAGTACATACTTCAATTGCAGGTGGAATTGATAAAGCTGCTATTAGAGCAGCAGAATTAGAATGCGATACTTTTCAAATATTTTCAACCAATCCTCGTGGATGGAAATCTAAAACTATAAGTAAAGAAGAGGCCAATGACTTAGCTAATAACTTAGATAAATATAACTTAGGTCCAATTATAATTCATACTCCCTATTTGATTAATTTGGCTTCACCTAAAGATGATCTATATGAGAAATCAATTAGAGCCCTAATTGAAGGGGTAAAAAGGGCTGATTTAATAAAAGCAAAGTATATGGTTTTACACCCAGGTAGTCATACAGGTTCTGGAGTAGATAAAGCTATAGATAGAATTGCATCAGCTCTAGAACAGGTGATAAAAGAAAGCAATCCTAAGGTAATGATCTTGTTAGAAAATGTAGCTGGTGCTGGAACATCTGTAGGCAAGAATATTGAGGAGTTAGCACAAATAATAAATAAAGTTGATAATAGTGAACATTTGGGGATATGCTATGATACTTGTCATGGATTTGCTGCTGGTTATGATATTAGAGATAAGCAGAAATTAAGAAATTTAATAGAGGATATAGAAAGAAAAATTACTTTAGATAAGTTAGGTGTTATCCATGCTAATGACTCTCTTGGTGAATTAGCTTCAAATAAGGATCGTCATCAACATATTGGACAAGGTGAGATTGGATTAAAAGGTTTTAGAAACTTGGTCAATCATCCCAAATTAAAAGATAAATTATTCATTTTAGAGACGCCAGTTAATGAAGATGGTGATGATCAAAGAAATTTAGCTACTATTAGGGGCTTAGTAGAATAA